One Syntrophomonadaceae bacterium genomic region harbors:
- a CDS encoding helix-turn-helix domain-containing protein — protein sequence MNKTELQKLWETRLSEFKASGKSVKEWCAVQDHVTPRQVWYWLSKFKDQNELSFAKSTQWLPVEINEQSALEHDNFLL from the coding sequence ATGAACAAAACCGAGCTGCAAAAGTTATGGGAGACCCGGCTTAGTGAATTTAAAGCCAGTGGCAAGAGTGTTAAAGAATGGTGCGCTGTTCAAGATCATGTAACACCCCGGCAGGTATGGTACTGGCTTTCCAAGTTTAAAGACCAAAATGAATTGTCTTTTGCCAAATCAACCCAGTGGCTGCCTGTAGAAATAAATGAGCAATCAGCTTTGGAGCATGATAACTTTTTATTAAT